The sequence ATAAAGAAGGTTTTTCTAGTAGCGAAGCCGCGAAGAACGGATTTTACTATGAATATCATAAAGAAAATGGAAAGAAATTAGTTTTTGATGATATTAGTGTTTCTTCTTTCTGTGGCGATGGCGATTTTCGCAGTTCGGAGAGCATTGATCTGCTAAAAAAATCAGATATTGTTGTTACGAATCCTCCATTCTCGTTATTTAGAGAGTATCTTGATCAACTAATTAAGTATGATAAGAAATTCCTTATAATTGCTAATGTTAATTCAATAACATATAAAGAGGTGTTTAATCTAATTAAGGAAAATAAGATTTGGCTTGGGGTTCATCTCGGGAGAGGTGTTTCTGGATTTATTGTTCCAGAGCATTATGAATTATATGGTACTGAGGCGAGAATTGATTCTAATGGTAATAGAATTATCTCGCCAAACAACTGCTTATGGCTAACTAACCTAGATGTCTTTATTAGGCATAAAGACTTGCCTCTTACAAGAAAATATTTTGGGAATGAAAGTTCATATCCAAAATATGATAATTATGATGCTATAAATGTAAACAAAACAAAGGATATTCCATTAGATTACAATGGGGTTATGGGGGTTCCTATCACATTCTTGCATAAGTTTAACCCTGAGCAATTTGAGTTAATAAAATTTAGAAAGGGTGTTGATGAAAAAGATTTGTCTATAAATGGTAAATGCCCTTATTTCAGAATTTTGATAAAAAACAAACGATTACAAAAGTAATTGATGTTTG is a genomic window of Pyramidobacter piscolens W5455 containing:
- a CDS encoding adenine-specific methyltransferase EcoRI family protein → KEGFSSSEAAKNGFYYEYHKENGKKLVFDDISVSSFCGDGDFRSSESIDLLKKSDIVVTNPPFSLFREYLDQLIKYDKKFLIIANVNSITYKEVFNLIKENKIWLGVHLGRGVSGFIVPEHYELYGTEARIDSNGNRIISPNNCLWLTNLDVFIRHKDLPLTRKYFGNESSYPKYDNYDAINVNKTKDIPLDYNGVMGVPITFLHKFNPEQFELIKFRKGVDEKDLSINGKCPYFRILIKNKRLQK